A region from the Oceanidesulfovibrio marinus genome encodes:
- a CDS encoding M23 family metallopeptidase — protein sequence MLLTKYKLLVFRNHEGSCRSLPFWNGVIPAVALLLLLLAGSAFYLWSISRDYDSLLDKQAEYDLVIGRQHAELLSRAAEVFSLVGKSRHIKAFNSKLSIMLSFDRTDAGLPRGGPYRRMDGVVPVALMSERQLGRSLHSMLDDMNTSLALEEKIQQEIIAAMVIQSDQFARIPSIWPVRGRFSSPFGYRINPVTRRRQLHKGVDITARKGTPVRAPADGVVVYAQRFSSYGLTMEIRHGGRFKTRYGHLSAFEAKVGQKVKRGQVVARVGNTGRSTASHLHYEVHMDGKLKDPMHYILN from the coding sequence ATGCTTCTGACAAAATACAAGCTGCTGGTTTTCAGAAACCATGAGGGCTCGTGCCGGTCGCTGCCGTTCTGGAACGGCGTCATTCCGGCGGTGGCGCTTCTGTTGCTGCTGCTTGCCGGCTCGGCCTTTTATCTTTGGAGCATCTCCCGCGACTACGACTCCCTGCTGGATAAGCAGGCCGAGTACGATCTCGTCATCGGCAGGCAGCATGCCGAGCTGCTCTCACGCGCCGCCGAGGTTTTCTCTCTGGTCGGGAAGTCCAGGCATATCAAGGCATTCAACTCCAAGCTGAGCATCATGCTCAGCTTCGACCGCACCGACGCCGGCTTGCCGAGGGGCGGTCCATACAGGCGCATGGACGGCGTGGTTCCTGTGGCGCTCATGTCCGAGCGGCAGCTTGGCCGTTCCCTGCACTCCATGCTGGACGACATGAACACATCCCTGGCTCTGGAGGAGAAGATCCAGCAGGAGATCATCGCCGCGATGGTCATCCAGTCCGACCAGTTCGCGCGCATTCCTTCCATCTGGCCGGTCCGCGGCCGGTTCTCCTCGCCCTTCGGCTACCGCATCAACCCCGTCACCAGGCGCAGACAGCTGCACAAGGGCGTGGACATCACAGCGCGTAAGGGCACCCCGGTGCGCGCACCGGCGGACGGCGTGGTGGTCTACGCGCAGCGGTTCTCGTCATACGGTCTGACCATGGAGATTCGCCACGGCGGGCGATTCAAGACGCGCTACGGCCATCTCAGCGCCTTCGAGGCCAAGGTGGGGCAGAAGGTCAAGCGCGGGCAGGTTGTGGCGCGCGTGGGCAACACGGGCCGCAGCACGGCCTCACACTTGCACTACGAGGTCCACATGGACGGCAAGCTGAAGGACCCCATGCACTACATCCTGAACTAA
- a CDS encoding lytic murein transglycosylase — MSIRCSNPFRIGPLLAAAFLCNLVAIFVAPCAEAQTPPAWRPLVDRLVLEGFDRAAMDSLFARARLAYDPEPMVDKMEALYATKYGIRLVRAVQTELVRLSYLDDDVDGKVGPNTRNAVRLFEQAHGMAVTGVADEEILALAKRETQPKPADLSLPEEKALVYSSVLTPERLAEASAFYKAHRKALQKMRASYGVPEEIAVGIVTVETRCGLYLGEENAFATLASMAASRNPTILDSLVAREKPTPPQRSWLYNRMNEKADWAQNELVAMLQYAALNGLDPLRMPGSVYGAIGICQFMPTNAVKFGVDGDADGAVNLYTADDALMSLGNFLNEHGWKAGAKNRRAQRKALYRYNHSIIYVNTVLAVADHIRRGAPSQ; from the coding sequence ATGAGCATTCGTTGCAGCAATCCGTTCCGTATCGGCCCGCTGCTCGCCGCAGCGTTTTTATGCAACCTCGTCGCGATCTTTGTCGCACCCTGCGCCGAAGCCCAGACGCCCCCGGCGTGGCGGCCTCTGGTGGACCGCCTGGTCCTGGAGGGCTTCGACCGCGCGGCCATGGACAGCCTCTTTGCCAGGGCAAGGCTGGCGTACGATCCCGAGCCCATGGTCGACAAGATGGAGGCGCTGTACGCCACCAAGTACGGAATCCGGCTGGTGCGGGCCGTGCAGACGGAGCTGGTGCGCCTGAGCTACCTGGATGACGACGTGGACGGCAAGGTCGGCCCCAACACGCGCAACGCCGTGCGACTGTTCGAGCAGGCCCATGGCATGGCCGTGACCGGCGTGGCAGACGAGGAGATTCTGGCGCTGGCCAAGAGGGAGACCCAGCCCAAGCCGGCGGATCTCTCGCTGCCGGAGGAGAAGGCCCTGGTCTACTCCTCGGTGCTCACGCCGGAGCGCCTGGCCGAGGCGAGCGCATTCTACAAGGCGCACCGCAAGGCGCTGCAGAAGATGCGCGCCAGCTACGGCGTGCCCGAGGAAATCGCCGTGGGCATCGTGACCGTGGAGACGCGGTGCGGCCTGTACCTGGGAGAGGAGAACGCCTTCGCCACCCTGGCGAGCATGGCCGCCAGCCGTAACCCCACTATCCTCGACAGCCTGGTGGCGCGTGAGAAACCCACGCCGCCGCAGCGCAGCTGGCTGTACAACCGCATGAACGAGAAGGCGGACTGGGCCCAGAACGAGCTCGTGGCTATGCTCCAGTACGCGGCGCTCAACGGGCTCGATCCCCTGCGCATGCCGGGCTCGGTGTACGGGGCCATCGGCATCTGCCAGTTCATGCCCACCAACGCTGTGAAGTTCGGCGTGGATGGCGACGCCGACGGCGCCGTCAATCTTTACACGGCCGACGACGCGCTCATGAGCCTGGGCAACTTTCTGAATGAGCACGGCTGGAAGGCCGGCGCGAAAAATCGGCGGGCGCAACGCAAGGCGCTGTACCGCTACAACCATTCAATCATCTACGTGAACACGGTGCTTGCCGTGGCCGACCACATCCGGCGCGGCGCACCCAGCCAGTGA
- a CDS encoding RrF2 family transcriptional regulator gives MKLSTRSRYGTRMVLDIALHSQDGPVRISDISKRQGVSVKYLEKLIRPLKQDGYITSKRGPRGGHLLSEKPENITVGQVVRTMEGELALTECTKDDKICPISDDCLTRKVWVEATNAMFEKLDAVSFADLIEEAERAGSSAHQCLVNS, from the coding sequence ATGAAACTTTCCACCCGTAGCCGGTACGGCACCCGTATGGTGCTGGACATTGCGCTGCACTCCCAGGATGGCCCGGTTCGCATCAGCGACATCTCCAAGCGGCAGGGCGTTTCCGTGAAGTATCTCGAAAAGCTCATCAGACCGTTGAAGCAGGATGGGTACATCACCAGTAAGCGCGGCCCCCGCGGCGGCCATTTGCTCTCCGAAAAGCCGGAGAACATCACCGTGGGCCAGGTCGTGCGCACCATGGAAGGCGAGCTGGCCCTCACGGAGTGCACCAAAGACGACAAGATCTGTCCAATTTCGGACGACTGCCTGACACGTAAGGTGTGGGTGGAGGCTACCAACGCCATGTTCGAAAAGCTGGACGCCGTGAGCTTCGCCGACCTGATCGAAGAGGCGGAGCGCGCCGGCAGCTCGGCGCATCAGTGTCTCGTTAATTCGTAA
- a CDS encoding HD domain-containing phosphohydrolase, giving the protein MRSPAGSSGIIRRNPLDHLREILEQPRVALLVGALTKGASVSLAVPDPNALKDACVVISDNAVARVQAAHGAGEVAALLTELLLAQDAADARRHAFLNTIMATIEELNRYEDVDTVLDALLWHARNLARADAGSIYLVEDGTLRFRYVHNDTLFGEGMQTGEGKAAVYRSHTLAMDETSIVGYVASTGRTLAIDDAYALPPESPFSFNKSFDHKTGYATKSILTIPLKSFSGELLGVMQIINARNAEGRFAPFDRESMTYIPLFANKCTVILERSMMTRERILRMIKLAELRDPKETGSHVQRVGSYAAEIYRSWAEFRGVRPEERKRYGDLIRIAAMLHDVGKVGIADAILKKPGKLTEDEYEAMKMHPIYGAQVFCDAAPALDQMCYDIALHHHERYDGAGYPGRIGDVMRPVGPRGAPLAGEDIPLSARIVALADVYDALCSSRVYKEAWSDDEVLALIMAEKGAQFDPELVDSFLRIQDVVYAIRLKFCDDCKS; this is encoded by the coding sequence ATGCGATCACCTGCTGGCAGCAGCGGGATCATTCGCCGCAATCCGCTCGATCATTTGCGCGAAATTCTTGAGCAGCCTCGCGTCGCGCTTCTTGTCGGCGCCCTGACCAAGGGCGCGTCCGTCTCGTTGGCGGTCCCCGATCCCAATGCACTCAAAGACGCCTGCGTCGTTATCAGCGACAACGCCGTGGCGCGGGTGCAGGCAGCCCATGGCGCCGGCGAGGTGGCGGCGTTGCTCACGGAGCTTCTCCTGGCCCAGGACGCCGCAGACGCCCGCCGCCACGCATTCCTCAACACGATCATGGCGACCATCGAGGAGCTGAATCGCTACGAGGATGTGGATACCGTGCTGGATGCGCTGTTGTGGCATGCTCGCAACCTGGCGCGCGCCGACGCCGGCTCCATCTACCTGGTGGAGGACGGAACCTTGCGCTTCCGTTACGTGCACAACGACACGCTTTTCGGCGAGGGCATGCAGACCGGGGAGGGCAAGGCAGCCGTCTACCGGAGCCACACGTTGGCCATGGACGAGACCTCCATCGTGGGCTACGTGGCCTCCACGGGCCGGACTCTGGCCATCGACGATGCCTACGCCCTGCCGCCGGAGTCCCCGTTTTCCTTCAACAAGAGCTTCGACCACAAGACGGGCTACGCCACCAAATCCATCCTGACCATCCCGCTCAAGTCCTTCAGCGGCGAGCTGCTTGGCGTCATGCAGATCATTAACGCCCGGAACGCGGAGGGCCGCTTCGCCCCCTTTGACCGCGAGAGCATGACGTACATCCCGCTCTTCGCCAACAAATGTACGGTCATCCTGGAGCGGTCCATGATGACCCGCGAGCGGATTTTGCGGATGATAAAGCTGGCCGAGCTCCGGGACCCCAAGGAGACGGGCTCGCATGTGCAGCGCGTAGGCTCCTATGCCGCGGAGATTTATCGGAGCTGGGCCGAGTTCAGGGGGGTGCGGCCGGAGGAGCGCAAACGATACGGCGACCTCATCCGCATCGCGGCCATGCTGCACGACGTGGGCAAGGTCGGCATCGCGGACGCCATCCTCAAGAAGCCCGGCAAGCTGACCGAGGACGAGTACGAGGCCATGAAGATGCACCCCATCTACGGAGCCCAGGTGTTCTGCGATGCGGCTCCGGCCCTGGACCAGATGTGCTATGACATAGCCCTGCACCATCACGAGCGGTACGACGGCGCCGGCTACCCCGGACGCATTGGAGACGTGATGCGGCCCGTCGGACCCCGCGGCGCGCCCCTGGCCGGCGAGGACATCCCGCTGTCGGCGAGGATCGTGGCCCTGGCCGACGTGTATGACGCACTTTGCTCCAGCCGCGTCTACAAGGAGGCGTGGTCCGACGACGAAGTGCTCGCTCTCATCATGGCGGAAAAGGGCGCGCAGTTCGATCCCGAGCTTGTGGACAGCTTCCTGCGAATTCAGGATGTTGTTTACGCTATCCGCTTGAAATTTTGTGACGATTGTAAAAGTTGA